A portion of the Hemiscyllium ocellatum isolate sHemOce1 chromosome 42, sHemOce1.pat.X.cur, whole genome shotgun sequence genome contains these proteins:
- the LOC132834861 gene encoding protein unc-45 homolog A-like → MAETASVALLREDGNKYFKLGDYEKALSCYTQAIDLSQNLSEGMILYRNRAACYLKLEEYSKAEADASKVIESDGKDVKALFRRSQALQELGRLDQAFADIQRCAVLEPKNKVFQESLRQIATKIQEKVQQQSSTDARVEQMFNILLDPSEKDSDKKQKAVQNLIVLAREDAGAERIFRSDGVHLLQKMLDTGNTDIVLASLRTLVGLCSGHQSRVTVILHTIGMDRFCRVMGSDQEQVSLAACNVLQSMFDSLKGGIKSDIRGKEEAVVLEPLKELKMMIHQLLEMLVQPQVSTHGRDNSVNLLIKHVPRKSLRDPNNAMTIWVIDQGMRKILEVAGTVSEIPNSLSITDSGRMSVSVLLTKLYDDLKCDAEREAFNKLCEDYVRDRFESSGLDGKLQAIQTVSTLLQGPSDVGNRVLEMSGILECMIALCSSEREIDQLVAVEALIHAAGKSKRASFITANGVTLLKDIYKKNESDQIKIRALVGLCKVGSAGGTDYSMKQFAEGSTCKLAKQCRRWLCNNSNQCSTRRWAVEGLAYLTFDADVKEEFVDDQAAVQAVFELAKSEDKTALFAVASTLVNCTNSYDKETPDPQLLELAKYAKQHVPEEHPKDKLKYVGKRIGKLLKAGVVSALVCMTKKESPALTDSCKEMIARVFLALVEAPEDRGIVVAQGGGKALIPLASEGTEVGKTKAAQALAKIAITSNPEIAFPGERIYEVVRPLVGLLHLDRTGLQNFESLMALTNLAGISERLRQKIIKEKAIPMIESYMFEDHEMIRLAATECMCNMVLSEEVQNLFLAEGTDRLKLLVLYSGEEDEKLRCAAAGAVAFLTSLQPKLCTKMTQVTSHWLEILQALVLSSNVDLQHRGLVITLNLMNAERELAALLMETEMFEILSALSRERDEKKCKVSAVAQDCLSQAVEYGLIKPTEEETSP, encoded by the exons ATGGCGGAGACG GCTAGTGTGGCATTGTTGCGGGAGGATGGCAACAAGTATTTTAAATTGGGAGACTATGAGAAAGCCTTATCCTGCTATACACAGGCAATTGACCTATCCCAGAACTTGTCAGAGGGCATGATCCTTTATCGCAATAGAGCAGCCTGCTACCTTAAATTG GAGGAGTACTCAAAGGCTGAAGCAGATGCCTCAAAAG TAATCGAATCAgatgggaaggatgtgaaagcccTGTTCCGTAGGAGCCAGGCTCTGCAGGAACTGGGGAGACTGGATCAGGCGTTTGCTGATATCCAGAGATGTGCTGTTCTGGAACCAAAGAACAAAGTGTTTCAGGAATCACTGCGGCAAATTGCAACAAAGATCCAGGAGAAG GTTCAACAACAGTCTTCTACAGATGCCCGAGTGGAGCAGATGTTTAACATCCTCTTGGATCCTAGTGAGAAAGATTCTGACAAAAAACAAAAG GCTGTTCAGAATCTGATTGTTCTTGCTCGGGAAGATGCAGGGGCTGAAAGGATTTTTCGCAGCGATGGAGTGCATCTTCTCCAGAAGATGTTGGACACTGGGAATACAGACATTGTGCTGGCTTCACTCCGGACTCTAGTGGGACTGTGTTCAGGCCATCAATCCCGG GTGACAGTGATTTTGCACACAATAGGAATGGACAGGTTCTGTCGCGTGAtgggcagtgaccaggagcaggttTCCCTAGCCGCATGCAATGTTCTGCAAAGCATGTTCGATTCATTGAAAGGGGGAATAAAAAGTGATATTCGAGGAAAAGAGGAGGCGGTGGTTCTCG AACCTTTGAAGGAATTGAAGATGATGATTCACCAGCTGTTGGAGATGTTGGTTCAGCCACAGGTGTCCACTCATGGCCGAGACAATTCTGTAAACCTCCTGATTAAGCATGTTCCCCGGAAATCCTTGCGTGATCCCAACAACGCCATGACCATTTGGGTAATTGACCAGG GCATGAGGAAGATTCTTGAAGTGGCTGGCACAGTTTCAGAAATTCCCAACAGCCTGTCGATAACGGATAGTGGTCGGATGAGCGTGTCAGTACTGCTGACCAAACTTTACGATGACCTCAAATGTGACGCAGAGCGAGAGGCCTTTAACAAACTCTGTGAGGACTATGTCAG GGACCGCTTTGAGTCTTCAGGACTGGATGGAAAGCTGCAGGCCATCCAGACTGTGTCCACCCTACTACAGGGGCCCTCAGACGTTGGTAATCGAGTACTGGAGATGAgtgggatcttggagtgcatgaTAGCATTGTGCAGCTCTGAGCGGGAGATTGACCAACTGGTGGCTGTGGAAGCTCTCATTCATGCTGCAGGCAAATCGAAACGGGCTTCATTCATCACAGCGAACGGGGTGACACTTCTAAAGGACATCTACAAGAAGAACGAAAGTGATCAAATCAAAATCCGAGCTCTGGTG GGTCTGTGCAAGGTGGGATCTGCTGGTGGGACGGACTACAGCATGAAACAGTTTGCTGAAGGTTCGACTTGCAAGCTGGCAAAGCAATGTCGCAG GTGGTTATGTAACAACTCAAATCAGTGCAGCACTCGGCGTTGGGCAGTGGAGGGATTGGCCTATCTGACCTTCGATGCTGACGTGAAGGaggagtttgtggatgaccaAGCCGCAGTACAGGCTGTGTTTGAACTGGCAAAG TCAGAAGATAAAACTGCTCTCTTTGCAGTTGCCTCCACCCTTGTGAACTGCACGAACAGCTACGATAAGGAGACTCCTGATCCACAACTTCTAGAACTGGCTAAATACGCCAAACAGCATGTGCCAGAGGAGCATCCCAAG GATAAACTCAAATACGTGGGGAAACGGATTGGAAAACTCCTGAAGGCTGGGGTGGTGTCGGCATTAGTTTGTATGACAAAGAAGGAGAGTCCAGCCCTGACAGATTCCTGCAAAGAGATGATTGCGCG tgTATTCCTAGCTCTGGTAGAGGCTCCAGAGGATCGTGGAATTGTAGTAGCTCAGGGTGGAGGGAAG GCTCTAATTCCTCTGGCATCAGAAGGCACAGAAGTTGGTAAGACCAAGGCAGCCCAGGCCTTGGCAAAGATAGCTATCACCTCAAACCCTGAGATTGCCTTCCCTGGAGAAAGG ATTTATGAAGTAGTCCGACCTTTGGTCGGCCTTTTGCATCTTGACCGTACCGGGTTGCAGAACTTTGAGTCGCTGATGGCATTAACCAATTTGGCTGGTATTAGTGAGAGACTACG CCAGAAGATAATTAAGGAAAAAGCCATTCCAATGATTGAGAGCTACATGTTTGAAGACCACGAAATGATCCGATTGGCAGCTACTGAATGTATGTGCAACATGGTCCTGAGTGAGGAG GTCCAGAATCTGTTCCTGGCTGAAGGGACAGATCGTCTGAAACTGCTGGTGTTGTACAGTGGTGAAGAGGATGAGAAGTTGAGGTGTGCAGCTGCGGGTGCTGTAGCCTTCTTAACATCGCTGCAGCCAAAACTCTGTACCAAAATGACACAGGTG ACAAGCCACTGGTTGGAGATCCTTCAAGCACTTGTGCTGAGCTCAAATGTCGACCTGCAACATCGAGGCCTCGTCATCACTCTCAACTTAATGAACGCTGAAAGGGAGCTTGCAGCCCTGCTGATGGAGACAGAGATGTTCGAAATCCTGTCTGCTTTGAGCAGGGAGAGAGATGAAAAGAAATGCAAGGTGTCAGCTGTTGCCCAGGATTGTCTCTCTCAAGCAGTGGAGTATGGACTAATAAAACCCACTGAGGAGGAGACCAGCCCTTAG